One Thunnus maccoyii chromosome 14, fThuMac1.1, whole genome shotgun sequence genomic window carries:
- the prdm8 gene encoding PR domain zinc finger protein 8 isoform X1 yields MQSPCCLSLTMDHTFLPRSIWTGDSKFLQHPADLYTSVVVTRSIPAGTCFGPCVLQHTFYDTIAFIAQKSCDKRAKSYVFRVDPEAMRNSALVLSWLRLVQAARNEEEQNTEAFLKAGQLYVRTTRDIRQEEELLVWYDQELSHLLGFTDMIRGSSEEFKCGKCNQVFKNEYPYLAHCRFLCTQVKSDTWSREVYEHKHVEIKRQHRVTDFHNIARDLEHKKSGSNEDTEIPPKKRKYEETLYLKGRKPVLLEKTNISNDGNITQLSRGQDQAAGNASGSTGKLKADRIKPDDLGCKNDAFGEVGEPKGTFTHDREMDTESETGESSGVRSSSRSAFSPVLSNSQSEQKSAFCKPSTRTSPSEPPAHLSSATTAPSSRLEEMSDAFTSRTVMGYNNLLASNILSGDLQTVPSPVTLNSAFHYAPEHWSRNIGAQLQTTSSLTILPPTFTSFGVSVQNWCAKCNLSFRMTSDLVFHMRSHHKKEFAAESQVRRRREEKLTCPICHEYFRERHHLSRHMTSHN; encoded by the exons ATGCAGAGTCCCTGCTGTCTGAG tttaaCGATGGATCACACTTTCCTGCCTCGGTCCATCTGGACCGGTGACAGTAAATTCCTCCAGCATCCAGCGGACCTCTACACCAGTGTGGTCGTTACGCGCAGCATCCCTGCAGGCACGTGCTTTGGTCCATGTGTGCTCCAACACACTTTCTACGACACCATCGCCTTCATAGCGCAGAAATCCTGCGACAAGAGAGCGAAATCCTACGTGTTCAGG GTGGACCCTGAGGCTATGCGTAATTCTGCGTTGGTGCTTTCCTGGCTGCGCCTGGTGCAGGCTGCGCGCAATGAAGAGGAGCAGAACACTGAGGCTTTTCTGAAAGCGGGTCAACTGTATGTGCGGACCACCCGAGACATCCGGCAGGAGGAAGAGCTGCTGGTGTGGTACGACCAGGAGCTGTCTCACCTACTGGGATTCACAGACATGATCAGAGGATCAAGTGAAG AGTTCAAATGTGGAAAATGTAACCAGGTCTTCAAGAATGAGTATCCATATCTGGCTCACTGCCGATTCCTGTGCACCCAAGTAAAGAGTGACACTTGGAGCCGCGAGGTTTACGAGCACAAGCATGTGGAAATTAAGAGGCAACATCGAGTTACAGATTTTCACAACATCGCCAGAGATTTGGAACAcaaaaagtctggcagcaacgAGGACACAGAGATTCCACCCAAGAAAAGGAAATACGAGGAAACTCTATATCTCAAAGGGCGTAAACCAGTTCtgttagaaaaaacaaatatttcaaatgatggTAACATTACGCAGCTAAGCAGGGGCCAAGATCAGGCAGCAGGAAATGCATCTGGCTCTACAGGGAAGTTGAAAGCTGATAGGATCAAACCGGATGATTTGGGATGTAAGAATGATGCTTTTGGTGAGGTGGGAGAACCCAAAGGGACTTTTACGCACGACAGAGAGATGGACACAGAGTCGGAGACAGGAGAGAGCTCTGGTGTGCGCTCAAGCAGCAGAAGCGCGTTTTCTCCAGTCCTGTCCAACAGTCAAAGCGAGCAGAAAAGTGCTTTTTGTAAACCGAGCACAAGAACTTCTCCAAGTGAGCCACCGGCACATCTCAGCAGCGCAACAACAGCCCCCTCTAGCCGCTTAGAGGAGATGAGTGATGCTTTCACCTCCAGGACTGTTATGGGATACAACAATCTGTTGGCATCCAACATCCTGAGCGGTGATTTACAGACTGTGCCCTCCCCGGTGACATTAAACAGCGCTTTCCATTACGCACCGGAGCACTGGTCCAGGAACATTGGCGCTCAGCTCCAGACCACCTCTTCTCTCACCATCCTTCCGCCGACTTTCACCTCTTTCGGCGTGTCGGTGCAGAACTGGTGCGCCAAATGCAACCTGTCCTTCCGCATGACCTCCGACCTCGTTTTCCACATGCGCTCTCATCATAAGAAGGAGTTCGCAGCGGAGTCCCAGGTGAGGAGGAGGCGGGAGGAGAAACTCACCTGCCCCATCTGCCACGAATACTTCCGAGAGCGCCACCACCTGTCCAGACACATGACCTCTCATAACTGA
- the prdm8 gene encoding PR domain zinc finger protein 8 isoform X2: MSSGLTMDHTFLPRSIWTGDSKFLQHPADLYTSVVVTRSIPAGTCFGPCVLQHTFYDTIAFIAQKSCDKRAKSYVFRVDPEAMRNSALVLSWLRLVQAARNEEEQNTEAFLKAGQLYVRTTRDIRQEEELLVWYDQELSHLLGFTDMIRGSSEEFKCGKCNQVFKNEYPYLAHCRFLCTQVKSDTWSREVYEHKHVEIKRQHRVTDFHNIARDLEHKKSGSNEDTEIPPKKRKYEETLYLKGRKPVLLEKTNISNDGNITQLSRGQDQAAGNASGSTGKLKADRIKPDDLGCKNDAFGEVGEPKGTFTHDREMDTESETGESSGVRSSSRSAFSPVLSNSQSEQKSAFCKPSTRTSPSEPPAHLSSATTAPSSRLEEMSDAFTSRTVMGYNNLLASNILSGDLQTVPSPVTLNSAFHYAPEHWSRNIGAQLQTTSSLTILPPTFTSFGVSVQNWCAKCNLSFRMTSDLVFHMRSHHKKEFAAESQVRRRREEKLTCPICHEYFRERHHLSRHMTSHN, encoded by the exons ATGTCCAGCGG tttaaCGATGGATCACACTTTCCTGCCTCGGTCCATCTGGACCGGTGACAGTAAATTCCTCCAGCATCCAGCGGACCTCTACACCAGTGTGGTCGTTACGCGCAGCATCCCTGCAGGCACGTGCTTTGGTCCATGTGTGCTCCAACACACTTTCTACGACACCATCGCCTTCATAGCGCAGAAATCCTGCGACAAGAGAGCGAAATCCTACGTGTTCAGG GTGGACCCTGAGGCTATGCGTAATTCTGCGTTGGTGCTTTCCTGGCTGCGCCTGGTGCAGGCTGCGCGCAATGAAGAGGAGCAGAACACTGAGGCTTTTCTGAAAGCGGGTCAACTGTATGTGCGGACCACCCGAGACATCCGGCAGGAGGAAGAGCTGCTGGTGTGGTACGACCAGGAGCTGTCTCACCTACTGGGATTCACAGACATGATCAGAGGATCAAGTGAAG AGTTCAAATGTGGAAAATGTAACCAGGTCTTCAAGAATGAGTATCCATATCTGGCTCACTGCCGATTCCTGTGCACCCAAGTAAAGAGTGACACTTGGAGCCGCGAGGTTTACGAGCACAAGCATGTGGAAATTAAGAGGCAACATCGAGTTACAGATTTTCACAACATCGCCAGAGATTTGGAACAcaaaaagtctggcagcaacgAGGACACAGAGATTCCACCCAAGAAAAGGAAATACGAGGAAACTCTATATCTCAAAGGGCGTAAACCAGTTCtgttagaaaaaacaaatatttcaaatgatggTAACATTACGCAGCTAAGCAGGGGCCAAGATCAGGCAGCAGGAAATGCATCTGGCTCTACAGGGAAGTTGAAAGCTGATAGGATCAAACCGGATGATTTGGGATGTAAGAATGATGCTTTTGGTGAGGTGGGAGAACCCAAAGGGACTTTTACGCACGACAGAGAGATGGACACAGAGTCGGAGACAGGAGAGAGCTCTGGTGTGCGCTCAAGCAGCAGAAGCGCGTTTTCTCCAGTCCTGTCCAACAGTCAAAGCGAGCAGAAAAGTGCTTTTTGTAAACCGAGCACAAGAACTTCTCCAAGTGAGCCACCGGCACATCTCAGCAGCGCAACAACAGCCCCCTCTAGCCGCTTAGAGGAGATGAGTGATGCTTTCACCTCCAGGACTGTTATGGGATACAACAATCTGTTGGCATCCAACATCCTGAGCGGTGATTTACAGACTGTGCCCTCCCCGGTGACATTAAACAGCGCTTTCCATTACGCACCGGAGCACTGGTCCAGGAACATTGGCGCTCAGCTCCAGACCACCTCTTCTCTCACCATCCTTCCGCCGACTTTCACCTCTTTCGGCGTGTCGGTGCAGAACTGGTGCGCCAAATGCAACCTGTCCTTCCGCATGACCTCCGACCTCGTTTTCCACATGCGCTCTCATCATAAGAAGGAGTTCGCAGCGGAGTCCCAGGTGAGGAGGAGGCGGGAGGAGAAACTCACCTGCCCCATCTGCCACGAATACTTCCGAGAGCGCCACCACCTGTCCAGACACATGACCTCTCATAACTGA